The following are from one region of the Gossypium hirsutum isolate 1008001.06 chromosome D03, Gossypium_hirsutum_v2.1, whole genome shotgun sequence genome:
- the LOC107950909 gene encoding transcription factor bHLH18: MDSSSAKWLSELGMDEYDIIHQCHVNSLAELTAGEDITATAFTRGNFKQSSFSSESYSSYPNFTTTNNCVFSINEASDRPIKQLKIGTSWNSSTITNIDHVPVPKKPSSPTSHILSFEKPAASLPANSKQLYGIDNIVKPKDETVCSGNNMNYFGQFQSTNYTAKNSRSYSMTRSPSHAQDHIMAERKRREKLNQRFIALSAIVPGLKKMDKASVLGDAIKYVKQLQERLKVLEEQTKKRTVESVVFVKKCQLLSADDESSSCEENSDGQSSDAALPEIEAKVSDNDVLIRIHCEKHKGFIAKILSEIEKLRLSIVNTNALPFGNSTLDITIIAEKDAEFNMTVKDLVKDLRMALLKFM; encoded by the exons ATGGACTCTTCATCAGCAAAATGGTTGTCTGAACTG GGAATGGATGAATACGACATCATCCACCAATGTCATGTGAACTCATTAGCCGAACTTACCGCCGGTGAAGATATAACGGCGACAGCATTTACCAGAGGGAACTTCAAGCAATCATCATTTTCCTCTGAGAGCTATTCTTCCTACCCAAATTTCACCACCACAAACAACTGCGTCTTCTCCATTAATGAAGCTTCCGACAGACCGATAAAACAGCTGAAAATCGGTACCAGTTGGAACTCCAGCACCATCACAAACATCGACCATGTCCCTGTCCCAAAAAAACCTTCTTCCCCGACCTCTCACATTCTTTCATTCGAGAAACCAGCAGCTTCATTGCCTGCAAATTCTAAGCAGCTTTACGGTATCGACAATATCGTTAAGCCTAAAGATGAAACTGTATGTTCAGGAAATAATATGAACTATTTTGGTCAATTTCAAAGCACAAATTATACGGCGAAAAACAGTAGGAGTTATTCAATGACGAGAAGCCCTTCACATGCTCAAGATCATATAATGGccgaaagaaaaagaagagaaaagctcaaTCAGCGTTTCATTGCTCTCTCAGCAATTGTTCCTGGCCTTAAGAAG ATGGATAAAGCTTCAGTTCTTGGTGATGCAATTAAGTACGTGAAACAACTTCAAGAACGTTTAAAAGTGCTAGAAGAGCAAACCAAGAAAAGAACAGTGGAATCCGTAGTTTTCGTGAAGAAATGCCAGTTATTATCGGCCGACGACGAATCCTCTTCGTGCGAAGAAAACTCCGATGGCCAATCTTCGGATGCGGCATTGCCGGAAATCGAAGCTAAAGTCTCAGACAATGACGTCCTTATTCGAATCCATTGCGAGAAACACAAAGGTTTCATAGCCAAAATACTAAGCGAAATTGAGAAGCTTCGTCTCTCAATTGTTAATACCAATGCTTTGCCTTTTGGGAATTCAACACTTGACATTACCATAATTGCTGAG aAAGATGCTGAATTCAATATGACAGTGAAGGATCTTGTTAAGGATTTGAGAATGGCTTTATTGAAGTTCATGTGA